One Bombus fervidus isolate BK054 chromosome 7, iyBomFerv1, whole genome shotgun sequence genomic region harbors:
- the Sk2 gene encoding sphingosine kinase 2 isoform X1, whose amino-acid sequence MTDNHQCVMEDGGQVHSNTLLEETFYVTSKKNTYYKVRLTEKGLSLEKDNNGATKVETIVLNDIIGCRCMRSKRKSAGSCVCGPGTSRSQFKLVESVEAYQSYDEFDTSAYLYIYAYTLKKARMKGIKRRERTTITLRFRSFDKYEDNLREASRWRLAIKCLIVGLPVPKSFMSPSHENLESLISACPGEQRKILVLLNPKSGPGRGRETFQKRIHPILSEAERPYDVHITKCPNYAREFVRTRDIYQWSGLLMVGGDGIVFEVVNGLFQRPDWEKALKELSLGVIPCGSGNGLAKSIAYAKQEPYDYNPLLVSALSVVKFKKAQMDLVRVETRNQILFSFLSVGWGLLADIDIESERLRAIGGQRFTIWTIARLIGLRTYKGKVSYLACDKVPSVENLGNGKAYNEYAQETQISHSRSCGDDLDRYSKISESKSFHDAIDGDPAIFDGSFDSCDDNEIISDNITLETEAERRQRLDSFYSATSAKSTYFSTGSVSSYHSIDDTNNEDIDPENSSQVMYGPSSRLPALTSEVSNSWTQIEGEFIMVHAAYQSHLGQDYFFAPRAKLADGVIWLMIIKAGITRANLLQFLLGLNNGTHVTRSGVDMIPVKAFRIEPEEGANGYITVDGEKVDYGPLQAEIFPSLASVMSP is encoded by the exons ATGACAGACAATCATCAGTGTGTCATGGAGGACGGTGGTCAAGTGCATTCTAACACTCTTCTTGAGGAAACATTTTATGTTACATCGAAGAAAAACACTTACTACAAGGTGAGACTAACAGAAAAGGGTCTCAGCTTGGAGAAAGACAATAATGGTGCGACGAAGGTTGAAACGATTGTTCTAAACGACATAATAGGGTGCAGATGTATGCGTTCGAAACGCAAAAGCGCGGGAAGCTGTGTTTGTGGACCAGGTACCTCGAGATCTCAATTTAAGCTGGTCGAGTCTGTGGAAGCATATCAATCCTACGACGAGTTTGACACTTCGGcctatctttatatttatgcGTACACGTTGAAGAAGGCACGTATGAAAGGTATCAAGAGACGAGAAAGGACCACGATCACACTACGATTCCGCAGCTTTGACAAATACGAAGATAATCTACGAGAGGCCAGCAGGTGGCGATTAGCTATAAAATGTCTCATTGTTGGTTTGCCTGTGCCTAAAAGTTTTATGAGCCCCAGTCACGAGAATCTGGAATCGTTGATTAGCG CGTGTCCAGGTGAACAACGAAAGATTCTGGTGTTGCTGAATCCAAAGTCGGGTCCAGGAAGAGGTCGAGAAACGTTCCAGAAAAGGATCCATCCGATTTTATCGGAAGCTGAGAGGCCTTATGATGTTCACATCACCAAGTGTCCCAATTACGCACGCGAGTTCGTGCGTACGAGGGACATCTATCAATGGAGCGGGCTGCTGATGGTCGGAGGCGACGGTATCGTGTTCGAAGTAGTAAATGGGCTTTTTCAAAGGCCTGATTGGGAGAAAGCTCTGAAGGAATTATCCCTTGGTGTGATACCCTGTGGTTCCGGTAATGGTCTGGCGAAATCCATCGCGTACGCTAAACA GGAGCCGTACGATTATAATCCTCTTCTCGTCAGCGCACTGTCCGTGGTGAAGTTTAAAAAGGCACAGATGGACCTGGTACGCGTTGAAACGAGGAATCAGATtctattttcgtttttatcgGTCGGCTGGGGTTTACTCGCCGACATTGACATTGAGAGTGAACGTCTCCGTGCAATAGGCGGTCAAAGATTCACCATATGGACTATCGCCCGACTGATAGGTTTGAGGACATACAAAGGAAAAGTATCTTATTTAGCTTGCGATAAAGTACCGTCCGTGGAGAATTTGGGTAATGGCAAGGCCTACAATGAGTACGCACAGGAAACGCAGATATCGCATTCAAGGAGCTGTGGCGATGATTTAGATCG ATACAGCAAAATCAGTGAATCGAAAAGCTTCCATGATGCAATCGATGGAGATCCTGCTATTTTTGATGGATCTTTTGATAGCTGTGACGATAACGAAATAATAAGCGATAATATCACTCTGGAAACAGAAGCTGAGAGAAGACAGAGGCTAGACAGTTTCTACTCTGCGACATCCGCAAAGTCAACTTATTTTAGTACGGGATCAGTTTCTAGTTACCATAGCATCGATGATACCAATAATGAAGATATTG ATCCAGAGAACAGTAGTCAAGTTATGTATGGCCCATCCTCCAGGCTGCCCGCTCTAACTTCAGAAGTATCAAATTCTTGGACGCAAATTGAAG GAGAGTTCATTATGGTTCACGCGGCATATCAGTCTCATTTGGGCCAGGATTATTTCTTTGCACCTCGTGCCAAATTGGCGGACGGTGTTATTTGGCTTATGATAATAAAAGCCGGAATTACTCGAGCTAATTTACTCCAG TTCCTGTTGGGATTAAATAATGGTACCCATGTAACACGGTCTGGCGTCGACATGATACCGGTAAAGGCGTTTCGAATAGAACCAGAAGAAGGAGCGAACGGTTACATTACGGTGGATGGAGAAAAAGTAGATTATGGACCTTTGCAAGCCGAGATATTCCCATCTTTAGCGTCGGTAATGTCTCCTTGA
- the Sk2 gene encoding sphingosine kinase 2 isoform X2 — protein sequence MTDNHQCVMEDGGQVHSNTLLEETFYVTSKKNTYYKVRLTEKGLSLEKDNNGATKVETIVLNDIIGCRCMRSKRKSAGSCVCGPGTSRSQFKLVESVEAYQSYDEFDTSAYLYIYAYTLKKARMKGIKRRERTTITLRFRSFDKYEDNLREASRWRLAIKCLIVGLPVPKSFMSPSHENLESLISACPGEQRKILVLLNPKSGPGRGRETFQKRIHPILSEAERPYDVHITKCPNYAREFVRTRDIYQWSGLLMVGGDGIVFEVVNGLFQRPDWEKALKELSLGVIPCGSGNGLAKSIAYAKQYSKISESKSFHDAIDGDPAIFDGSFDSCDDNEIISDNITLETEAERRQRLDSFYSATSAKSTYFSTGSVSSYHSIDDTNNEDIDPENSSQVMYGPSSRLPALTSEVSNSWTQIEGEFIMVHAAYQSHLGQDYFFAPRAKLADGVIWLMIIKAGITRANLLQFLLGLNNGTHVTRSGVDMIPVKAFRIEPEEGANGYITVDGEKVDYGPLQAEIFPSLASVMSP from the exons ATGACAGACAATCATCAGTGTGTCATGGAGGACGGTGGTCAAGTGCATTCTAACACTCTTCTTGAGGAAACATTTTATGTTACATCGAAGAAAAACACTTACTACAAGGTGAGACTAACAGAAAAGGGTCTCAGCTTGGAGAAAGACAATAATGGTGCGACGAAGGTTGAAACGATTGTTCTAAACGACATAATAGGGTGCAGATGTATGCGTTCGAAACGCAAAAGCGCGGGAAGCTGTGTTTGTGGACCAGGTACCTCGAGATCTCAATTTAAGCTGGTCGAGTCTGTGGAAGCATATCAATCCTACGACGAGTTTGACACTTCGGcctatctttatatttatgcGTACACGTTGAAGAAGGCACGTATGAAAGGTATCAAGAGACGAGAAAGGACCACGATCACACTACGATTCCGCAGCTTTGACAAATACGAAGATAATCTACGAGAGGCCAGCAGGTGGCGATTAGCTATAAAATGTCTCATTGTTGGTTTGCCTGTGCCTAAAAGTTTTATGAGCCCCAGTCACGAGAATCTGGAATCGTTGATTAGCG CGTGTCCAGGTGAACAACGAAAGATTCTGGTGTTGCTGAATCCAAAGTCGGGTCCAGGAAGAGGTCGAGAAACGTTCCAGAAAAGGATCCATCCGATTTTATCGGAAGCTGAGAGGCCTTATGATGTTCACATCACCAAGTGTCCCAATTACGCACGCGAGTTCGTGCGTACGAGGGACATCTATCAATGGAGCGGGCTGCTGATGGTCGGAGGCGACGGTATCGTGTTCGAAGTAGTAAATGGGCTTTTTCAAAGGCCTGATTGGGAGAAAGCTCTGAAGGAATTATCCCTTGGTGTGATACCCTGTGGTTCCGGTAATGGTCTGGCGAAATCCATCGCGTACGCTAAACA ATACAGCAAAATCAGTGAATCGAAAAGCTTCCATGATGCAATCGATGGAGATCCTGCTATTTTTGATGGATCTTTTGATAGCTGTGACGATAACGAAATAATAAGCGATAATATCACTCTGGAAACAGAAGCTGAGAGAAGACAGAGGCTAGACAGTTTCTACTCTGCGACATCCGCAAAGTCAACTTATTTTAGTACGGGATCAGTTTCTAGTTACCATAGCATCGATGATACCAATAATGAAGATATTG ATCCAGAGAACAGTAGTCAAGTTATGTATGGCCCATCCTCCAGGCTGCCCGCTCTAACTTCAGAAGTATCAAATTCTTGGACGCAAATTGAAG GAGAGTTCATTATGGTTCACGCGGCATATCAGTCTCATTTGGGCCAGGATTATTTCTTTGCACCTCGTGCCAAATTGGCGGACGGTGTTATTTGGCTTATGATAATAAAAGCCGGAATTACTCGAGCTAATTTACTCCAG TTCCTGTTGGGATTAAATAATGGTACCCATGTAACACGGTCTGGCGTCGACATGATACCGGTAAAGGCGTTTCGAATAGAACCAGAAGAAGGAGCGAACGGTTACATTACGGTGGATGGAGAAAAAGTAGATTATGGACCTTTGCAAGCCGAGATATTCCCATCTTTAGCGTCGGTAATGTCTCCTTGA
- the LOC139989262 gene encoding large ribosomal subunit protein eL18-like: MSKIHRPPISLARIVRFMKKPERRYAIAVIVGTVTDDARIFEIPRLIVCALRVTERARARILEAGGEVITFDQLALRAPTGKQTVLMQGRRKAREAAKHFGPAPGVPHSHTKPLVRSKGRKFERARGRRRSCGYKK; encoded by the exons ATGAGTAAAATACACCGTCCTCCCATATCTCTTGCACGCATTGTCAGGTTTATGAAGAAACCTGAACGAAGATATGCAATTGCAGTAATTGTTGGTACAGTGACAGATGATGCtaggatttttgaaattcctagACTTATA gtatGTGCTCTACGTGTTACTGAAAGAGCCAGAGCACGAATATTAGAAGCTGGAGGTGAAGTAATCACATTCGATCAATTAGCATTACGTGCACCTACCGGAAAACAAACTGTTCTTATGCAAGGTCGCAGGAAAGCTCGTGAAGCAGCTAAGCATTTCGGACCTGCACCTGGCGTACCACATTCCCATACAAAACCATTGGTACGCTCTAAGGGTCGAAAGTTTGAAAGAGCAAGGGGACGTAGGCGTAGCTGcggttataaaaaatga
- the LOC139988818 gene encoding breast carcinoma-amplified sequence 3 homolog — MTFDLSGALLMTADKRGHDFHVFRIQPHPGGPTLAAVHHLYILHRGDTTAKVQDMTFSSDTRWAAISTVRDTTHVFPVAPYGGPVGIRTHSTPHVVNRLSRFHRSAGLMDDGTRSHSPVSHTELPLSARNINININIIYKYYLPSFPSIFLSESADYCFRIFNESAR; from the exons ATGACTTTTGATTTAAGTGGTGCATTGCTAATGACCGCTGACAAAAGGGGGCATGATTTTCATGTATTTAGAATTCAGCCACATCCAGGTGGTCCCACTTTGGCAGCAGTACATCATTTGTATATTCTACATCGTGGAGATACTACTGCGAAAGTGCAG gATATGACTTTCTCGAGTGATACTCGATGGGCTGCGATATCAACTGTGCGGGACACTACTCATGTGTTTCCTGTTGCACCATATGGTGGACCAGTAGGAATACGAACTCATTCCACACCTCATGTTGTAAATAGACTTTCAAGATTTCATAGAAGTGCAGGTTTAATGGACGACGGCACCAGATCTCATTCTCCCGTATCTCATACAGAGTTGCCTTTATCGGcacgaaatattaatataaatattaatataatatataaatattatttgccaTCATTTCCATCCATTTTCTTATCTGAATCAGctgattattgttttcgtattttcaacgaatctgcccgttaa
- the LOC139988956 gene encoding large ribosomal subunit protein eL18-like yields the protein MSKIHRPPISLARIVRFMKKPERRYAIAVIVGTVTDDARIFEIPRLIVCALRVTERARARILEAGGEVITFDQLALRAPTGKQTVLMQGRRKAREAAKHFGPAPGVPHSHTKPLVRSKGRKFERARGRRRSCGYKK from the exons ATGAGTAAAATACACCGTCCTCCCATATCTCTTGCACGCATTGTCAGGTTTATGAAGAAACCTGAACGAAGATATGCAATTGCAGTAATTGTTGGTACAGTGACAGATGATGCtaggatttttgaaattcctagACTTATA gtatGTGCTCTACGTGTTACTGAAAGAGCCAGAGCACGAATATTAGAAGCTGGAGGTGAAGTAATCACATTCGATCAATTAGCATTACGTGCACCTACCGGCAAACAAACTGTTCTTATGCAAGGTCGCAGGAAAGCTCGTGAAGCAGCTAAGCATTTCGGACCTGCACCTGGCGTACCACATTCCCATACAAAACCATTGGTACGCTCTAAGGGTCGAAAGTTTGAAAGAGCAAGGGGACGTAGGCGTAGCTGcggttataaaaaatga